The proteins below come from a single Streptomyces sp. SCSIO 75703 genomic window:
- a CDS encoding pyruvate dehydrogenase — protein MTQIPRATPPSPNAPDPSADAPDPSADARDVDVAVLRDISRRVLWLSAAIVDAANRGRPNRTGIKVGGHQASSASMVDIMVALWFHHLTRLDRVSVKPHASPVLHAINYLLGDLDPKYLTTLRAKGGLQSYPSRTKDPDTVDFSTGSVGIGATAALWAAISHRYLASQFPGTPPAGRFVSLLGDAELDEGAIWEAVADPQVANLGELLWVVDLNRQSLDRIVPDIQIERLQGMFSAAGWQVVVLKWGRDIGELFTRPGGEELRRRLEGMPNEEYQRMLRVDSSEITERIMGETGSAELRALLASLTAEQLTAAVRDLGGHDLGLLVDTFEAVDAHRPTVVFAYTVKGRGLPTEGHPHNHSALLTEAQMGSLAQSCGVGQDDPWRVFEPDTAAAGLCARRGELLRRTPYAPSPPLSVPVTLGHPHRKPASTQSALGRLLADLVRDAPETAARVVTCSPDVASSTNLGGWINKTGVWSVIERFDWFADDAERVLRWSEVHDGQHIQLGIAEVNLVSLAGELGATWSRWGQRLIPIATLYDPFVSRALEPWSYGIYAGGQSILVGTPSGVTLSPEGGAHQSVTTPSIGLEQPSCVAWEPAFAQDLEWCFLHAMNQIGVPGGTSAYFRLSTRPVDPALARVPEDPALRERRRLQAVAGGYRLPAPGPADEQVTLVGVGAIMPEVIAAADALAGLGVGAGVVCLTSPDLVFRSFQQRGARTAGGGSDIIGELFPPLRPAPLVTVLDGHPHTLSYLAGARGDRIRCLGVTEFGQSSDLTDAYALHGIGTDAIVDAALTLLDR, from the coding sequence ATGACACAGATCCCCCGAGCCACCCCTCCGTCCCCGAACGCGCCGGACCCGTCCGCGGACGCGCCGGACCCGTCCGCGGACGCCCGCGACGTCGACGTCGCCGTCCTGCGTGACATCTCCCGACGCGTGCTCTGGCTTTCGGCCGCCATCGTCGACGCCGCCAACCGCGGCCGGCCGAACCGGACCGGCATCAAGGTCGGCGGGCACCAGGCGTCCTCCGCGTCCATGGTCGACATCATGGTCGCCCTGTGGTTCCACCACCTCACCCGTCTGGACCGGGTGTCGGTCAAACCGCACGCGTCGCCCGTCCTGCACGCCATCAACTACCTGCTGGGCGACCTGGACCCCAAGTACCTGACGACGCTCCGCGCGAAGGGGGGCCTCCAGTCCTACCCGTCCCGCACCAAGGACCCCGACACCGTCGACTTCTCCACCGGGTCGGTCGGCATCGGCGCGACGGCGGCCTTGTGGGCGGCCATCTCGCACCGCTACCTCGCCTCCCAGTTCCCCGGCACACCCCCCGCGGGCCGTTTCGTGAGCCTGCTCGGCGACGCCGAACTCGACGAGGGCGCCATCTGGGAGGCCGTGGCGGACCCCCAGGTGGCGAACCTGGGCGAGCTGCTGTGGGTCGTCGACCTGAACCGCCAGTCGCTGGACCGGATCGTGCCCGACATCCAGATCGAACGCCTGCAGGGCATGTTCAGCGCCGCCGGCTGGCAGGTCGTCGTCCTGAAGTGGGGGAGGGACATCGGGGAGCTGTTCACCCGGCCGGGCGGGGAGGAGTTGCGCAGGCGGCTGGAGGGGATGCCGAACGAGGAGTACCAGCGGATGCTCCGGGTCGACTCCTCGGAGATCACCGAGCGGATCATGGGGGAGACCGGCTCGGCGGAACTGCGGGCGCTGCTGGCCTCGCTGACCGCGGAGCAGCTCACGGCGGCGGTGCGGGACCTCGGCGGGCACGACCTCGGGCTCCTGGTCGACACGTTCGAAGCGGTCGACGCGCACCGGCCCACCGTCGTGTTCGCCTACACCGTCAAGGGGCGCGGGCTGCCGACCGAGGGCCATCCCCACAACCACTCCGCCCTCCTGACCGAGGCCCAGATGGGGTCCCTGGCACAGTCGTGCGGCGTCGGCCAGGACGACCCGTGGCGCGTGTTCGAGCCCGACACGGCGGCGGCCGGGTTGTGCGCCCGGCGCGGTGAACTGCTGCGGCGGACCCCGTACGCGCCGTCCCCGCCCCTCTCGGTTCCGGTCACGCTCGGACACCCGCACCGCAAGCCCGCCTCGACGCAGTCCGCGCTGGGCCGGCTGCTGGCCGATCTCGTCCGGGACGCCCCGGAGACCGCCGCCCGGGTGGTGACGTGCAGTCCCGACGTCGCCTCCTCGACGAACCTCGGCGGCTGGATCAACAAGACGGGCGTGTGGTCGGTCATCGAACGGTTCGACTGGTTCGCCGACGACGCCGAGCGCGTCCTGCGCTGGTCGGAGGTCCACGACGGGCAGCACATCCAGCTCGGGATCGCCGAGGTCAACCTGGTGTCGCTCGCCGGTGAGCTGGGCGCGACGTGGTCCCGGTGGGGCCAGCGGCTCATTCCCATCGCGACCCTGTACGACCCGTTCGTCTCCCGGGCGCTCGAACCCTGGAGTTACGGCATCTACGCCGGCGGCCAGTCGATCCTGGTCGGGACCCCCTCCGGCGTGACGCTGTCCCCCGAGGGCGGCGCCCACCAGTCCGTCACGACACCGTCGATCGGCCTGGAGCAGCCGTCCTGCGTGGCCTGGGAGCCGGCGTTCGCCCAGGACCTGGAGTGGTGCTTCCTGCACGCCATGAACCAGATCGGCGTCCCCGGCGGCACGTCGGCCTACTTCCGGCTCTCGACCCGCCCGGTCGACCCCGCCCTCGCCCGGGTCCCGGAGGACCCGGCGCTGAGGGAGCGGCGGCGCCTCCAGGCGGTCGCCGGCGGCTACCGCCTCCCGGCTCCCGGCCCGGCGGACGAGCAGGTCACCCTGGTCGGCGTCGGAGCGATCATGCCGGAGGTGATCGCGGCGGCCGACGCCCTGGCGGGCCTGGGCGTCGGGGCCGGGGTGGTCTGCCTCACCAGCCCCGACCTGGTCTTCCGCTCCTTCCAGCAGCGTGGGGCCCGCACGGCCGGCGGCGGGTCGGACATCATCGGCGAACTGTTCCCCCCGCTGCGTCCGGCGCCCCTCGTCACCGTCCTGGACGGCCACCCGCACACGCTGTCCTACCTCGCGGGGGCACGCGGCGACCGCATCCGCTGCCTGGGAGTGACCGAGTTCGGGCAGTCCTCGGACCTGACCGACGCGTACGCGCTGCACGGGATCGGGACCGACGCGATCGTCGACGCGGCGCTGACCCTTCTCGACCGGTAG
- a CDS encoding CaiB/BaiF CoA-transferase family protein has translation MSSEDTTPHRSRVPADTLPLAGVRVVELGNFIAAPTAGRLLADFGAEVIKVERPRTGDELRNWRLFAGDTSMLYRTINRNKKSVELDLRTDDGRASVLELVSCSDVLIENFRPGTLDRWGLTPQALTAANPELVVARISAFGQTGPLAARPGFAAVAEAFGGMRELVGDPDRPPSRVGVSIGDSIAGLYAAFGVVMSLLDRGNRKNQGRRPWTPVERHVDVALHEAVFSMMESLVPDYSAHGVLRERTGGRMQGIAPSNAYVCAGGDSVVIAGNGDSIFARYMETIGRPDLRDDPGLATNDGRWARRDELDRAIEEWTSRRPREEVLTALAAAGVPAGPIHTAKDIVDDEQFAARDMVQALPVDIAGETRDVLFPGIVPVLDHQSVPVSHPGPDLGEHTHEVLSELLARPCGCRACLDAMAELGDDVVHDAARNDTAARRARSTRT, from the coding sequence ATGAGCTCGGAAGACACCACCCCCCACCGTTCCCGCGTCCCGGCCGACACGCTTCCGCTGGCAGGCGTCCGTGTCGTCGAACTCGGCAACTTCATCGCCGCCCCCACCGCGGGCCGTCTGCTGGCCGACTTCGGCGCCGAGGTCATCAAGGTGGAGCGGCCCCGCACCGGTGACGAACTGCGCAACTGGCGCCTGTTCGCGGGCGACACCTCGATGCTGTACCGCACCATCAACCGGAACAAGAAGTCGGTCGAACTGGACCTGCGCACGGACGACGGCCGCGCCTCGGTCCTCGAACTGGTCTCCTGCTCGGACGTCCTGATCGAGAACTTCCGCCCCGGCACCCTCGACAGGTGGGGACTGACCCCGCAAGCGCTCACCGCCGCCAACCCCGAGCTGGTCGTGGCCCGCATCTCCGCCTTCGGCCAGACCGGCCCGCTCGCCGCCCGGCCCGGCTTCGCCGCCGTCGCGGAGGCGTTCGGCGGCATGCGGGAGCTGGTCGGCGACCCCGACCGGCCGCCCTCCCGGGTCGGCGTGTCCATCGGTGACTCCATCGCCGGCCTCTACGCGGCGTTCGGGGTCGTCATGTCGCTGCTGGACCGCGGCAACCGCAAGAACCAGGGCCGCCGCCCCTGGACACCCGTCGAACGGCACGTCGACGTCGCGCTCCACGAGGCGGTCTTCTCGATGATGGAGTCCCTCGTCCCCGACTACTCCGCCCACGGTGTCCTCCGGGAGCGCACGGGCGGCCGGATGCAGGGCATCGCCCCGTCGAACGCCTACGTCTGCGCCGGCGGCGACTCCGTCGTCATCGCGGGGAACGGCGACTCCATCTTCGCCCGCTACATGGAGACCATCGGCCGCCCCGACCTGCGGGACGACCCCGGCCTCGCGACCAACGACGGCCGCTGGGCCCGGCGCGACGAACTCGACCGCGCCATCGAGGAGTGGACCAGCCGGCGTCCGCGCGAGGAGGTCCTGACCGCCCTGGCGGCGGCCGGGGTGCCCGCCGGACCGATCCATACCGCGAAGGACATCGTCGACGACGAGCAGTTCGCGGCCCGCGACATGGTGCAGGCGCTGCCGGTCGACATCGCCGGGGAAACCCGCGACGTGCTGTTCCCCGGGATCGTGCCCGTACTGGACCACCAGTCCGTCCCGGTGTCCCATCCGGGTCCGGACCTCGGCGAACACACCCACGAAGTGCTCTCCGAACTGCTCGCACGCCCGTGCGGCTGCCGGGCGTGTCTGGACGCGATGGCCGAACTCGGCGACGACGTCGTGCACGATGCGGCACGGAACGACACGGCCGCCCGCCGTGCCCGGTCCACGCGCACCTGA
- a CDS encoding flavin reductase family protein, protein MTSLTTPPTQAAADAITPEVLRATMGAFCSGVVVVTALDDRLGGTPLGFTCQSFVSLSFDPPLISVSPARSSTTWPRIREVGRFAVNILADDHAELSNRFARSGTDKFAGVDWTPSPHGCPLLGGVSAWVECTMWREYDGGDHTVVIGEVTALGHDRDRDPLLYYRGSYPRADWRASR, encoded by the coding sequence ATGACCAGCCTCACCACCCCACCGACGCAGGCAGCCGCCGACGCGATCACCCCCGAGGTCCTGCGCGCCACCATGGGCGCGTTCTGCTCGGGCGTCGTCGTCGTCACCGCGCTGGACGACCGGCTCGGCGGCACGCCGCTGGGCTTCACCTGCCAGTCCTTCGTGTCCCTGTCGTTCGACCCGCCGCTGATCTCCGTCAGCCCGGCCCGGAGTTCCACGACCTGGCCCCGTATCCGTGAGGTCGGCCGGTTCGCCGTCAACATCCTGGCCGACGACCACGCCGAGCTGTCCAACCGGTTCGCCCGGTCCGGGACCGACAAGTTCGCCGGTGTCGACTGGACGCCGTCACCCCATGGCTGTCCCCTCCTCGGGGGCGTCAGCGCCTGGGTGGAGTGCACCATGTGGCGCGAGTACGACGGGGGAGACCACACGGTCGTCATCGGCGAGGTCACCGCGCTCGGCCACGACCGGGACCGGGACCCGCTGCTCTACTACCGCGGGTCCTACCCGCGCGCGGACTGGCGGGCGTCCCGGTGA
- a CDS encoding NUDIX domain-containing protein, protein MSPNEVEPLRATAPAGREVVAVVLTWRGRVGLFKRSGAVGHDAGKWHCISGHVDSGAGPYRQAVQEIWEETGLRFADMDVFEAGPTLRLPDARDGLPWRVHTFRANTTRRRVRLNWEHVAHRWVRPCDVPRFSGQVGWLGEVLAAVGESGRTA, encoded by the coding sequence GTGTCACCGAACGAAGTCGAACCCCTGCGCGCCACGGCGCCCGCCGGCCGGGAGGTCGTCGCCGTCGTCCTCACCTGGCGCGGCCGGGTGGGTCTGTTCAAGCGGAGCGGGGCCGTCGGCCACGACGCCGGCAAGTGGCACTGCATCAGCGGCCACGTCGACTCCGGCGCCGGCCCCTACCGGCAGGCGGTCCAGGAGATCTGGGAGGAGACCGGGCTGCGGTTCGCGGACATGGACGTCTTCGAGGCCGGTCCGACACTGCGGCTCCCGGACGCGCGCGACGGCCTCCCGTGGCGCGTGCACACGTTCCGCGCGAACACCACCCGCCGGCGCGTCCGGCTGAACTGGGAGCACGTCGCCCACCGCTGGGTCCGGCCGTGCGACGTGCCGCGCTTCTCCGGCCAGGTGGGCTGGCTGGGGGAGGTGCTCGCGGCCGTCGGGGAGTCCGGCCGGACCGCCTGA
- a CDS encoding AraC family transcriptional regulator, whose translation MITTQSLEEAREAVTEIYLPHDLVGPQDAMNMRLNALTDRHMTLGYLTYQAEAELTMPATEHCYHVNLTIVGETKASRSDGGREVTVGGRRGVVLSPVQTNRVSWTPEAEQLILKIPRTSLESHLSDLIGKPVTEVVDFDFGLDLTTSSGRALLRAVHFLATELDKPAGLAEMPLAREQLEAYVLTSLLHAGRHQFSDALAGHEDVRRLGRLSTVVSYIETHADDEITPEILARVGCVSVRTLHAAFQEQLGESPMAYVRRIRLSKARAELLRSDPRKTRVADVAMRWGFFHQSRFAQQYRDQFNELPSVTLQR comes from the coding sequence GTGATCACAACGCAGAGCCTGGAAGAGGCCCGCGAGGCGGTCACCGAGATCTACCTGCCTCACGATCTGGTCGGCCCCCAGGACGCGATGAACATGCGCCTGAACGCCCTCACCGACCGGCACATGACGTTGGGCTACCTGACCTACCAGGCCGAAGCCGAACTCACGATGCCGGCGACCGAGCACTGCTATCACGTCAACCTCACCATCGTCGGCGAGACGAAGGCGTCCCGCAGCGACGGCGGCCGTGAGGTCACCGTGGGCGGCCGGCGCGGGGTGGTGCTGTCCCCGGTCCAGACGAACAGGGTGTCCTGGACGCCCGAGGCGGAACAGCTCATCCTGAAGATCCCGCGGACCAGCCTCGAATCCCATCTCTCGGATCTCATCGGCAAGCCGGTCACCGAGGTCGTCGACTTCGATTTCGGCCTCGATCTCACCACCAGCTCCGGCCGGGCCCTGCTGAGGGCGGTCCATTTCCTCGCGACCGAACTCGACAAACCCGCCGGCCTGGCGGAGATGCCGCTCGCGCGGGAACAACTGGAGGCGTACGTCCTCACCTCGCTGCTGCACGCGGGCCGACACCAGTTCAGCGACGCGCTCGCCGGGCACGAGGACGTGCGCCGGCTCGGCCGGCTCTCCACCGTGGTCTCCTACATCGAGACGCACGCGGACGACGAGATCACCCCGGAGATCCTCGCGCGCGTCGGCTGCGTCAGCGTCCGCACCCTCCACGCCGCGTTCCAGGAACAGCTCGGCGAGTCGCCCATGGCCTACGTACGCCGTATCCGGCTGAGCAAGGCCCGAGCCGAACTGCTGCGCAGCGACCCGCGGAAGACCCGGGTGGCGGACGTGGCCATGCGGTGGGGATTCTTCCACCAGTCACGCTTCGCCCAGCAGTACCGGGACCAGTTCAACGAACTGCCCTCCGTCACCCTCCAGCGCTGA
- a CDS encoding hydroxymethylglutaryl-CoA lyase, with amino-acid sequence MPTTVELVEVGPRDGLQNERRPLDAGTRAELVTRLVARGARRVEAVSFVRPDLVPQMAGAEEVMAMVPHDPGVSYIGLVLNRRGAERAARTPCTEVNIVVPVTDAFCLRNQNLTVDAMLDHATAASEVAREAGMRVSLTLAVAFGCPFSGPVPVGQVEKVLARAAESEPDEIAFADTIGVGVPRQVRALAALAAGDARVRKLRFHFHNTRNTGYANAVAAAHLGADGGRVPGQVVALDASVGGFGGCPFAPAATGNIATEDLAYLLRGEGVPLLGPGVPDIEGLARVGTWLGDRLDSPPQGLLVRAGDFGSVLAANDPAGPES; translated from the coding sequence ATGCCCACGACCGTCGAACTCGTCGAGGTCGGCCCCCGCGACGGCCTCCAGAACGAGAGGAGGCCGCTCGACGCCGGCACCCGGGCCGAACTCGTCACGCGCCTGGTCGCCCGGGGCGCCCGGCGCGTCGAGGCGGTCAGCTTCGTCCGCCCCGACCTCGTCCCGCAGATGGCCGGGGCCGAGGAGGTCATGGCGATGGTGCCGCACGACCCCGGGGTGTCCTACATCGGTCTGGTCCTCAACCGGCGCGGTGCCGAGCGGGCCGCCCGGACCCCGTGCACCGAGGTCAACATCGTCGTCCCCGTGACCGACGCCTTCTGCCTCCGCAACCAGAACCTCACCGTCGACGCGATGCTCGACCACGCGACCGCGGCGTCTGAGGTGGCCCGTGAGGCCGGCATGCGGGTCAGCCTGACCCTCGCGGTGGCGTTCGGGTGCCCGTTCTCCGGACCGGTCCCCGTCGGCCAGGTGGAGAAGGTCCTGGCCCGGGCGGCCGAGAGCGAACCGGACGAGATCGCGTTCGCCGACACCATCGGCGTCGGGGTCCCCCGCCAGGTCCGCGCGCTGGCCGCGCTCGCGGCCGGCGACGCGCGCGTCCGCAAGCTGCGTTTCCACTTCCACAACACGCGCAACACCGGGTACGCGAACGCCGTCGCGGCCGCTCACCTCGGGGCGGACGGCGGGCGGGTCCCGGGGCAAGTCGTCGCCCTGGACGCCTCCGTCGGCGGGTTCGGAGGCTGCCCGTTCGCGCCCGCGGCCACCGGAAACATCGCCACCGAGGATCTCGCCTACCTCCTGCGCGGTGAGGGCGTGCCCCTGCTCGGTCCCGGCGTCCCCGACATCGAGGGCCTCGCCCGGGTCGGGACCTGGCTCGGCGACCGGCTGGACAGCCCGCCGCAGGGCCTGCTCGTGCGGGCCGGCGACTTCGGCTCCGTCCTCGCGGCGAACGACCCGGCCGGGCCCGAGAGCTGA
- a CDS encoding MFS transporter, with protein MTAPPEYRPGPPEPARPAAGASVPGTPVTRTWLWLFALAWLGFWLLVMLPSQIMLAQLARDIDPARKVRLASVFQSVMLIAIVLAVPLAGFLCDRTRLAWGRRRAWALGGFALAALAFAAVGQIDSVPAVCALLVFVALGQACVLVSLSAMIADQVPVHQRGRASAAFGAPQVIALAGGMALVTEVIHDVPTAWWVIALLAVVCCLPFLLGVGEPAPLPGARPTGGLLHNLTPPRPRRAPDYYWAMATRVLINAGNLVGTAYLLYYVDDVLHRPEPEGAALTLTLVYLVFCVVATYAAGLTADRRLRRKPLVLAGAAFQTAAASSLAVSPTWGAALLAAALLGVGYGTFLSVDQVLTTEVLPDERTRARDLGLVNAAQNLPIAPLVGFTVLTLTNENYRALYVASALIVLLGGWSVTRIRSVS; from the coding sequence GTGACCGCACCGCCCGAGTACCGGCCGGGCCCGCCGGAACCGGCCCGCCCGGCAGCGGGCGCGTCGGTGCCCGGCACGCCCGTCACTCGGACGTGGCTGTGGTTGTTCGCCCTGGCGTGGCTCGGGTTCTGGTTGCTGGTGATGCTGCCCAGTCAGATCATGCTCGCCCAGTTGGCCCGCGACATCGATCCGGCGCGGAAGGTCCGGCTGGCCAGTGTGTTCCAGTCCGTCATGCTGATCGCCATCGTGCTCGCGGTGCCTCTGGCGGGCTTCCTCTGCGACCGTACCCGGCTGGCCTGGGGCCGCCGACGCGCCTGGGCGCTGGGCGGGTTCGCCCTCGCCGCGCTCGCCTTCGCGGCCGTCGGCCAGATCGACTCGGTGCCCGCGGTGTGCGCGCTGCTCGTGTTCGTCGCGCTCGGACAGGCATGCGTGCTGGTGAGCCTGAGCGCGATGATCGCCGATCAGGTGCCCGTGCACCAGCGCGGCCGGGCATCGGCCGCCTTCGGCGCCCCCCAGGTGATCGCCCTGGCCGGCGGCATGGCGCTGGTCACCGAAGTCATCCACGACGTCCCGACCGCGTGGTGGGTGATCGCCCTGCTCGCCGTGGTCTGCTGCCTGCCCTTCCTGCTCGGCGTCGGCGAGCCGGCACCGCTTCCCGGGGCCAGACCGACCGGTGGGCTGCTGCACAACCTGACTCCCCCGCGCCCGCGCCGGGCACCCGACTACTACTGGGCCATGGCCACGAGGGTGCTCATCAACGCCGGCAACCTGGTCGGCACGGCGTACCTGCTCTACTACGTGGACGACGTGCTCCACCGTCCGGAGCCGGAGGGCGCGGCCCTCACGCTCACGCTCGTCTACCTGGTCTTCTGCGTGGTCGCCACGTACGCCGCGGGCCTGACAGCCGACCGAAGGCTGCGCCGCAAGCCGCTCGTGCTCGCCGGCGCCGCGTTCCAGACGGCGGCTGCGTCGAGCCTGGCGGTCTCGCCGACCTGGGGGGCGGCGCTGCTGGCCGCGGCCCTCCTCGGCGTCGGGTACGGCACCTTCCTCTCGGTCGACCAGGTGCTGACCACCGAAGTCCTGCCCGACGAGCGCACCCGGGCCCGCGACCTGGGCCTGGTCAACGCGGCCCAGAACCTGCCCATCGCCCCCCTGGTCGGCTTCACGGTACTCACCCTCACCAACGAGAACTACCGCGCCCTCTATGTCGCCAGCGCACTGATCGTGCTGCTCGGGGGCTGGTCGGTGACGCGGATAAGGTCGGTGTCCTGA
- a CDS encoding sulfatase: MRAIFVLFDTLNRRFLPPYGANDVVAPHFADLAERSVTFDNAYGGSMPCMPARRELHTGRHNFLHRGWGPLEPFDDSAPELLTRAGVYTHLVTDHQHYWADGGATYHPRFRTFEFFRGQEGDEWKGHVADPPVPEGLAPTVTNGELRRQDRVNRLYMTDEAEHPQTLTFDAGLHFIRTNADEDNWFLQIETFDPHEPFFTYDDYRKLYDTAYDGPELDWPDYVRVREPQETVGHVRSLYSALLTMCDHSLGRVLSAMDEHGMWEDTMLIVGTDHGFLLGEHDWWGKNTPPYFQETIHLPLFIWDPRARRRGERRTSLVQTIDLAPTLLDFFGRTPTRDMRGASLAPTVESDAPVREAGLFGIFGGHVNVTDGRWVYLRAPARPGNQPLAEYTLMPTLMRGRMPVEVLREATLASPFAFTKGVPPLRVPGTAYTDPYAFGSMLFDLEADPGQQHPVIDDEQELRMATLMRDLMAENEAPPEQFERMGLPAAGPLTSEHLLCREQAGQVETSRRRPLRAADFPRARFGVTTPVSALLAEPDAVAILRAHLGPLVDGPLPDEVLELGLLDVAGVAVGLIPTSTLHRIADELAEL; encoded by the coding sequence ATGCGTGCCATCTTCGTGCTCTTCGACACACTCAACCGGCGGTTCCTGCCACCGTACGGAGCGAACGACGTCGTCGCCCCGCATTTCGCCGACCTCGCCGAGCGCAGCGTCACCTTCGACAACGCCTACGGCGGCTCGATGCCGTGCATGCCGGCCCGCCGCGAACTCCACACCGGCCGGCACAACTTCCTGCACCGCGGCTGGGGCCCGCTGGAGCCGTTCGACGACTCGGCACCCGAACTGCTCACCCGGGCCGGCGTCTACACACACCTGGTGACCGACCACCAGCACTACTGGGCCGACGGCGGGGCCACCTACCATCCGCGGTTCCGGACGTTCGAGTTCTTCCGGGGCCAGGAGGGCGACGAGTGGAAGGGACACGTCGCCGACCCGCCGGTGCCCGAGGGCCTGGCGCCGACCGTGACCAACGGGGAACTGCGCCGGCAGGACCGGGTGAACCGGCTCTACATGACCGACGAGGCCGAGCACCCGCAGACGCTCACCTTCGATGCCGGGCTGCACTTCATCCGCACCAACGCCGACGAGGACAACTGGTTCCTCCAGATCGAGACCTTCGACCCGCACGAGCCCTTCTTCACCTACGACGACTACCGCAAGCTCTACGACACCGCGTACGACGGTCCCGAACTGGACTGGCCGGACTACGTGCGGGTCCGCGAGCCACAGGAGACCGTGGGCCACGTCCGCTCGCTCTACTCCGCCCTGCTCACGATGTGCGATCACAGCCTGGGCCGGGTGCTGTCGGCCATGGACGAGCACGGCATGTGGGAGGACACGATGCTCATCGTGGGTACCGACCACGGGTTCCTGCTCGGCGAGCACGACTGGTGGGGCAAGAACACTCCCCCGTACTTCCAGGAGACCATCCACCTGCCGCTGTTCATCTGGGACCCGCGCGCACGCCGTCGTGGTGAGCGGCGCACTTCGCTGGTGCAGACCATCGACCTCGCTCCGACCCTGCTCGACTTCTTCGGCCGCACCCCGACCAGGGACATGCGGGGAGCGTCTCTCGCGCCCACCGTCGAGTCCGACGCGCCGGTACGCGAGGCCGGTCTGTTCGGGATCTTCGGAGGGCACGTCAACGTCACCGACGGCCGCTGGGTCTATCTGCGTGCCCCGGCGCGGCCCGGCAACCAACCGCTGGCCGAGTACACCCTGATGCCCACGCTCATGCGCGGCCGGATGCCCGTCGAGGTCCTGCGCGAGGCCACGCTCGCGTCCCCGTTCGCGTTCACCAAGGGCGTGCCGCCGCTGCGGGTACCCGGTACCGCGTACACCGACCCGTACGCCTTCGGTTCGATGCTCTTCGACCTCGAAGCCGATCCCGGTCAGCAGCACCCCGTCATCGACGACGAACAGGAACTGCGGATGGCGACCCTGATGCGCGACCTGATGGCCGAGAACGAGGCGCCGCCCGAACAGTTCGAGCGGATGGGACTGCCCGCGGCCGGGCCGCTGACCTCCGAGCACCTGCTGTGCCGCGAACAGGCGGGCCAGGTGGAGACCAGCCGCCGACGGCCCCTGCGCGCGGCGGACTTCCCCCGCGCCCGGTTCGGCGTGACCACACCCGTCTCGGCGCTGCTGGCCGAGCCCGACGCGGTCGCGATCCTGCGCGCCCACCTGGGACCCCTCGTCGACGGTCCGCTGCCCGACGAGGTGCTCGAGCTGGGGTTGCTGGATGTGGCGGGCGTCGCCGTCGGGCTCATCCCCACCTCCACGCTGCACCGGATCGCCGACGAGCTGGCCGAGCTGTGA
- a CDS encoding NAD(P)H-dependent oxidoreductase: protein MNGAERTAAALRVTAVLASPHGSGATAAAVDAVLDGCREAGAVCTLVDLRDGAADGFAGAVDAVEEADAVVFASPTYRATHTSLLASFLEHVERGARFETRAPLRGKAAAVVMTGAAPEHFLATEGLRATLASFYAVQVLAPSLHLSRTAFGPDKSLTADEAATGALHGRALVDLAAACRASGDIARLEPLV from the coding sequence GTGAACGGCGCGGAGCGGACCGCCGCGGCTCTCAGGGTCACCGCGGTCCTCGCCAGTCCGCACGGGAGCGGTGCGACGGCCGCCGCCGTCGACGCCGTCCTGGACGGCTGCCGCGAGGCCGGGGCCGTCTGCACCCTCGTGGACCTCCGGGACGGCGCCGCCGACGGGTTCGCCGGTGCCGTGGACGCGGTCGAGGAGGCCGACGCCGTCGTGTTCGCCTCCCCCACCTACCGCGCCACCCACACGTCCCTGCTGGCCTCGTTCCTGGAACACGTCGAGCGCGGCGCGCGGTTCGAGACCCGGGCACCCCTGCGGGGCAAGGCCGCCGCCGTGGTGATGACCGGCGCGGCCCCCGAGCACTTCCTCGCGACGGAAGGGCTGCGGGCCACCCTCGCCTCCTTCTACGCCGTCCAGGTGCTCGCACCCTCGCTCCACCTGTCCCGGACCGCCTTCGGCCCGGACAAGTCCCTGACCGCGGACGAGGCCGCGACGGGCGCCCTGCACGGACGCGCGCTCGTGGACCTGGCCGCCGCCTGCCGGGCGAGCGGGGACATCGCCCGGCTCGAGCCGCTCGTGTGA